In Liolophura sinensis isolate JHLJ2023 chromosome 2, CUHK_Ljap_v2, whole genome shotgun sequence, a genomic segment contains:
- the LOC135462983 gene encoding uncharacterized protein LOC135462983 produces the protein MVGGNRATRSTQSPGVTVAGESDENTVILAVVGAILCSLLLVVIIILTYLLCKWWNRKSYVAKRIMYADSQPGTSFSNLGKGSVFGTSTEFNKSYQHRGHSRRSSDVSARTSSTTFTRHSMIVLPKPAYSHSYGPFWYYPIPDDQNLASSAMRSVMDYHEDMTSMTTEQNPLFDPQVDYLQYPEAANAVDTMGRPAGHRPGILLGSETGSQSTRSGRRYYKVNAERHRPREPELVENDAEQSVLSGRSGRSGHSGRSGRDNPALEPEEQITTVDLDDSD, from the exons atggtgggaggaaaccgggcaa CTCGCTCCACGCAGTCCCCTGGGGTGACTGTGGCGGGGGAATCGGACGAGAACACGGTGATCCTAGCGGTAGTGGGGGCCATCCTCTGTAGCCTCCTTCTAGTGGTTATCATTATCTTAACTTACCTTCTGTGTAAATGGTGGAACAGGAAATCTTACGTAGCCAAGAGGATCATGTATGC AGATTCTCAACCGGGTACTAGCTTCAGCAACCTCGGAAAGGGATCCGTATTTGGTACAAGCACCGAGTTCAACAAGTCCTACCAACACCGCGGACATTCACGACGATCTTCGGACGTTTCAGCTCGGACGTCTTCCACCACGTTTACCCGCCATTCGATGATCGTGCTGCCGAAGCCTGCCTACTCTCACAGTTACGGGCCCTTCTGGTATTACCCTATCCCGGATGACCAGAACCTAGCTAGTTCCGCCATGCGCAGTGTGATGGATTATCACGAGGACATGACGTCAATGACCACCGAACAAAACCCGCTGTTTGACCCTCAAGTGGATTATCTGCAGTACCCAGAGGCGGCGAATGCTGTGGATACGATGGGTCGTCCTGCCGGGCATCGCCCGGGGATCCTTTTGGGATCCGAGACGGGGTCACAGTCCACCCGCAGCGGGAGGAGATACTACAAGGTGAACGCCGAGCGACACCGGCCTAGGGAACCCGAGCTGGTAGAAAATGACGCGGAGCAAAGCGTACTGAGCGGGCGCAGTGGACGCAGTGGTCACAGTGGGCGGAGTGGGCGGGACAATC